One Antarctobacter heliothermus DNA segment encodes these proteins:
- the lpdA gene encoding dihydrolipoyl dehydrogenase yields the protein MDVKVPDIGDFADVPVVAVLVSVGDMVSEEDPLIELESDKATMEVPSPAAGKVTEIKVKEGDRIGEGAVILVLEGADAKDEAPKAEAPAAEAPKQVSATGTASGPGDVHAEVVVLGSGPGGYTAAFRAADLGKKTVLIEKFDRLGGVCLNVGCIPSKALLHVAKVITEAEEMGAHGISFSKPGIDLDELRAFKDSVVGKLTGGLDGLSKGRKVQVVRGYGKFSGPNMIEVQGDDGVTTVSFDQCIIAAGSEPVALPFIPHDDPRVIDSTGALELADIPGRMLVLGGGIIGLEMACVYDALGSKITVVELMDQIIPGADKDIVKPLMTRIKGRYENIFLKTKVTAVEALDEGMKVTFEDDKGESFSDTFDKVLVAVGRKPNGKLIDADKAGVAVDDRGFIAVDKQQRTGVPHIFAIGDVVGQPMLAHKAVHEGKVAAEVCAGHKRFFDAQLIPSVAYTDPEVAWCGVTENDAKAKGIKYEKGVFPWAASGKSLSNGRSEGITKLLFNPDDDRIIGACIVGTNAGDLISEAALAIEMGADAVDLGHTIHPHPTLSETVNFAAEMFEGTITDLMPPKKRKH from the coding sequence ATGGATGTCAAAGTACCCGATATCGGTGATTTCGCCGACGTGCCTGTGGTTGCCGTACTGGTCAGCGTAGGCGATATGGTCAGTGAAGAAGATCCGCTGATCGAACTGGAATCCGACAAGGCCACGATGGAAGTGCCTTCGCCCGCAGCGGGCAAGGTCACGGAAATCAAGGTCAAGGAAGGGGATCGCATTGGCGAGGGGGCGGTGATCCTTGTCCTCGAAGGCGCGGATGCCAAGGATGAGGCCCCCAAGGCCGAAGCCCCTGCCGCCGAGGCGCCTAAACAGGTCTCCGCCACCGGCACGGCCTCTGGTCCTGGTGATGTGCATGCCGAGGTCGTTGTTCTGGGCTCTGGCCCCGGCGGCTATACGGCGGCGTTCCGCGCCGCCGATCTGGGCAAGAAAACCGTCCTGATTGAGAAATTCGACCGATTGGGCGGTGTCTGTCTGAACGTCGGCTGTATCCCGTCCAAGGCACTGCTGCACGTCGCCAAGGTCATCACCGAGGCTGAGGAGATGGGCGCGCATGGCATCAGCTTTTCCAAGCCGGGAATCGATCTGGATGAGCTGCGTGCCTTCAAGGACAGCGTTGTCGGCAAGCTGACCGGCGGTCTGGACGGATTGTCCAAGGGCCGCAAGGTGCAGGTGGTGCGCGGTTATGGCAAATTCTCGGGCCCGAACATGATCGAGGTTCAGGGCGACGATGGCGTGACCACCGTGTCCTTTGACCAGTGCATCATCGCCGCCGGGTCCGAGCCCGTGGCGCTGCCTTTCATCCCGCATGACGATCCGCGCGTGATCGACAGCACCGGCGCGCTGGAACTGGCGGACATCCCCGGACGGATGCTGGTTCTGGGCGGTGGCATCATCGGGCTGGAAATGGCTTGTGTCTACGACGCGCTGGGATCGAAGATCACAGTCGTCGAACTGATGGACCAGATCATTCCGGGGGCCGACAAGGACATCGTCAAGCCGCTGATGACCCGCATCAAGGGTCGGTATGAGAACATCTTCCTCAAGACCAAGGTGACAGCGGTCGAAGCGTTGGACGAGGGTATGAAAGTGACCTTCGAGGACGACAAGGGCGAGAGCTTCTCTGACACCTTCGATAAGGTTCTTGTCGCCGTGGGTCGCAAGCCCAACGGCAAACTGATCGATGCCGACAAAGCCGGCGTTGCCGTTGACGACCGTGGCTTTATCGCCGTGGACAAGCAGCAGCGCACGGGCGTGCCGCATATCTTCGCCATCGGCGACGTAGTGGGCCAGCCGATGCTGGCCCACAAGGCCGTGCACGAGGGCAAGGTGGCAGCCGAGGTTTGCGCCGGACACAAGCGATTCTTTGACGCCCAGTTGATCCCTTCGGTTGCCTATACCGATCCAGAGGTCGCTTGGTGTGGTGTCACCGAAAACGACGCCAAGGCGAAGGGCATCAAGTACGAGAAGGGCGTGTTCCCTTGGGCAGCTTCGGGCAAATCGCTATCGAATGGCCGTAGTGAGGGGATCACCAAGCTGCTGTTCAATCCCGACGATGACCGCATCATCGGTGCGTGTATCGTGGGCACCAACGCGGGCGACCTGATTTCCGAGGCCGCTCTGGCCATCGAAATGGGCGCAGATGCCGTGGATCTTGGCCACACAATCCACCCGCACCCGACGCTGTCGGAAACGGTGAACTTTGCGGCCGAGATGTTCGAGGGCACAATTACCGACCTGATGCCGCCGAAAAAGCGCAAGCACTAA
- a CDS encoding ChrR family anti-sigma-E factor codes for MTTITHHLTDDLILGYSAGTLPEAVNLIIATHISLCDECRAAIEAQDAIGGAVLNSVEEMPVSDAFLDGALALIRGSEFTPTPRPINIAADPVAPAPLRDYIGGTLDEVKWRPIGMGVKQAILPTSREATARLLFIPAGTAMPDHGHRGLELTLVLKGAFQDDEGYFRRGDIEIANEDLHHTPVADISEDCICLAVTDAPLRLKGLARLAQPFLRI; via the coding sequence ATGACCACCATCACCCATCATCTGACCGATGACCTGATCCTGGGGTATTCCGCAGGCACCCTGCCCGAGGCGGTCAATCTCATCATCGCCACGCATATCTCGCTTTGTGATGAATGCCGCGCCGCGATTGAGGCGCAGGATGCCATCGGCGGCGCCGTTCTGAACTCCGTCGAGGAGATGCCCGTGTCAGACGCCTTTCTTGACGGCGCACTGGCGCTGATCCGGGGCAGCGAGTTCACCCCGACGCCACGCCCGATCAACATCGCCGCGGACCCGGTCGCCCCTGCGCCGCTGCGTGACTACATCGGCGGCACTTTGGACGAAGTAAAATGGCGGCCCATCGGTATGGGCGTAAAGCAGGCCATTCTACCCACCTCGCGTGAGGCCACGGCGCGGCTTTTGTTCATCCCAGCGGGGACGGCGATGCCGGATCACGGCCATCGCGGGCTGGAACTGACTTTGGTCCTCAAGGGCGCGTTTCAGGACGACGAAGGTTATTTCCGGCGTGGCGACATCGAAATTGCCAACGAAGACCTGCACCATACGCCCGTCGCCGACATTTCCGAGGATTGCATCTGTCTTGCGGTGACGGACGCGCCGCTGCGTCTCAAAGGACTGGCGCGACTGGCGCAACCGTTTCTGCGGATCTGA
- a CDS encoding sigma-70 family RNA polymerase sigma factor, with amino-acid sequence MEQTKVDTNDWTAVLVRIRDDRDETAFVELFRHFAPRLKAFLMRSGGDPALAEECAQEVMATVWQKAAQFDPARASVATWIFTIARNRRIDALRRQKRPEPEDLPWGPEAEPDQEDQLGLQQDTETLTEAMAALPAKQRELIEKAYFGDLTHSEIADLTGLPLGTIKSRIRLALQRLRHAMDRK; translated from the coding sequence TTGGAACAGACAAAAGTCGACACAAATGACTGGACAGCGGTCTTGGTTCGCATCCGCGATGACCGGGATGAGACGGCGTTTGTCGAGTTGTTCCGCCATTTTGCCCCGCGCCTCAAGGCATTCTTGATGCGGTCCGGTGGCGACCCGGCCTTGGCAGAGGAATGCGCGCAAGAGGTGATGGCGACGGTCTGGCAAAAAGCGGCGCAATTTGATCCGGCGCGCGCCTCTGTCGCGACGTGGATCTTTACCATCGCACGAAACCGCCGGATCGACGCACTGCGCAGACAAAAGCGCCCAGAACCCGAGGACCTACCGTGGGGACCAGAGGCCGAACCGGATCAGGAAGACCAGTTGGGCCTCCAGCAAGACACGGAAACCCTGACAGAGGCTATGGCCGCACTCCCCGCAAAACAGCGGGAATTGATCGAAAAGGCCTACTTTGGCGATCTGACGCACAGCGAAATCGCCGATCTGACTGGCCTGCCTCTGGGCACAATCAAATCCCGTATCCGGCTGGCGCTACAGCGCTTGCGCCACGCAATGGACAGAAAGTAA
- a CDS encoding NAD(P)/FAD-dependent oxidoreductase has protein sequence MPFEASPATPRSIAVIGGGISGMGAAHMLGDQHRVTLFEAEPRLGGHARTRMAGRNGDQPVDTGFIVFNYANYPLLTDLFARLDVPVAKSDMSFSASLRGGAMEYGLRDLRAVFAQKRNALNPRFLGMIRDIMKFNARALDQARDPSVSLGDFLDRMGTGDWFRDHYLLPLSGAIWSTPTEKILDFPAYALIRFFENHALLSHTGQHQWYTVQGGSKQYVSRLGAAMNGQGVQMRLGAPIAGVRRVAAGVEVRAQGGVWELFDEVVFATHSDDTLRLLTDARPDEYAALSQIAYQPNRVVLHGDTSVMPKRRACWSSWNYTETTRKEMNTIDLTYWMNCLQPIPMDDPMFVTLNSTRPIREEAIYDEVTLRHPVFDLGALEAQRAVAAMNGTSGTWFCGAWMKNGFHEDGLASAADVAGAILARGAVQEAA, from the coding sequence ATGCCATTTGAAGCCAGCCCGGCCACCCCCCGCTCTATCGCCGTGATCGGTGGCGGCATCTCTGGCATGGGGGCGGCGCATATGCTGGGCGACCAGCATCGCGTGACCCTGTTCGAGGCAGAGCCGCGTCTTGGCGGCCATGCCCGTACTCGGATGGCGGGGCGGAACGGGGATCAGCCGGTTGATACCGGCTTTATCGTGTTCAACTACGCCAACTATCCGCTGTTGACAGATTTGTTTGCACGGCTGGACGTGCCTGTTGCGAAATCTGACATGAGCTTTTCCGCCAGTCTGCGGGGCGGGGCTATGGAATACGGGCTGCGCGATCTGCGGGCGGTGTTCGCGCAGAAACGCAATGCACTGAACCCGCGCTTTTTGGGCATGATCCGAGACATCATGAAATTTAATGCTCGGGCGCTGGATCAAGCACGTGATCCGTCAGTTTCGCTTGGGGATTTTCTTGACCGGATGGGGACTGGCGATTGGTTTCGCGACCATTACCTGTTGCCATTGTCCGGAGCGATCTGGTCGACACCGACGGAAAAGATCCTTGATTTTCCGGCCTATGCGCTGATCCGGTTCTTTGAAAATCACGCGCTGCTGAGCCATACGGGCCAACACCAGTGGTACACGGTGCAGGGCGGGTCCAAACAGTATGTGTCGCGCCTTGGTGCAGCGATGAACGGGCAAGGGGTGCAAATGCGGCTTGGCGCGCCGATCGCAGGCGTGCGCCGTGTCGCGGCGGGGGTCGAGGTGCGTGCCCAAGGCGGCGTCTGGGAATTGTTCGATGAGGTGGTGTTTGCCACCCATTCCGACGACACCCTGCGACTTTTGACGGACGCACGTCCGGACGAGTACGCCGCACTCTCTCAGATCGCCTATCAGCCGAACCGAGTGGTGCTGCACGGTGATACGTCGGTGATGCCCAAGCGTCGCGCCTGCTGGTCGTCGTGGAACTACACTGAAACAACGCGCAAAGAGATGAACACCATCGACCTGACTTATTGGATGAACTGTTTGCAGCCGATCCCGATGGACGATCCGATGTTCGTCACGCTCAACTCTACCCGTCCGATCCGCGAAGAGGCGATCTATGATGAGGTCACACTGCGCCACCCGGTGTTCGACCTTGGCGCTTTGGAGGCGCAGCGCGCAGTGGCGGCGATGAATGGCACGTCGGGGACATGGTTCTGCGGGGCGTGGATGAAGAACGGCTTTCATGAGGACGGGTTGGCGAGTGCGGCGGATGTGGCGGGCGCGATCCTTGCGCGCGGCGCCGTGCAGGAGGCGGCATGA
- a CDS encoding DUF1365 domain-containing protein — MSDIDLIRGHTYHGRKGAVANGFRYSVDCVMLDAEAEVRGPMLFSRNRGNLTSLQDRDHGGAPGQGRGAVWAREVLGAHGIDCNGPLMLLAQPRLLGHVFNPASFWLAYDGDDLRAVIAEVSNTFGDRHSYLCAHADGSPITAQDHISARKVFHVSPFQPVEGHYVFRFDIRADRVGIWIDYTHENGGLIATLCGPRQPLTNGQIMRSALRRPFGARRVLTLIHWQALKLWWKGAAYRRRPAPPAHEVSGHTSGTRIKEAS, encoded by the coding sequence ATGAGCGACATCGACCTGATCCGGGGCCACACCTATCACGGACGCAAGGGGGCGGTGGCCAATGGCTTTCGCTACTCGGTCGATTGCGTGATGTTGGATGCTGAGGCTGAGGTGCGCGGGCCGATGTTGTTCTCCCGCAATCGGGGCAATCTGACCTCGTTGCAGGACCGGGACCATGGTGGTGCGCCGGGGCAGGGGCGCGGAGCCGTCTGGGCGCGTGAGGTGCTGGGCGCGCATGGCATTGATTGCAACGGACCATTGATGCTGTTGGCGCAACCACGTCTTTTGGGCCATGTGTTCAATCCGGCGTCATTTTGGCTGGCCTATGACGGGGACGATCTTCGAGCGGTGATTGCCGAGGTGTCGAATACCTTTGGCGACCGGCACTCTTACCTTTGCGCACATGCTGACGGATCGCCGATCACGGCGCAGGATCACATATCGGCGCGCAAGGTTTTTCACGTCTCGCCGTTTCAACCCGTTGAGGGGCACTATGTCTTTCGGTTCGACATCCGGGCAGACCGGGTCGGCATCTGGATCGACTACACCCATGAGAACGGCGGGCTGATCGCCACGCTTTGTGGGCCGCGCCAGCCGTTGACCAATGGACAGATCATGCGATCTGCCCTGCGCCGTCCATTTGGCGCGCGTCGCGTGCTGACCCTGATCCACTGGCAGGCACTGAAGCTGTGGTGGAAGGGGGCGGCGTATCGCAGACGCCCGGCCCCCCCGGCGCATGAGGTCAGCGGACATACATCCGGCACCCGGATCAAGGAGGCGTCATGA
- a CDS encoding DUF3833 domain-containing protein yields MITSFTLIALGAAGGLVLVYLRARYFGFMAQRPADYADGTGQAFDLRMHLNGSMICEGVIYGPTGRVTSRFVADMEARWDGNRGVMKEHFRYDSGSEQHRQWTLILGNDGHIRATAPDLVGEGHGQQSGPTVQLRYRIRLDDDAGGHVLDTTDWMYLAPNGTIVNRSQFRKFGIKVAELVATMRRKEAPA; encoded by the coding sequence ATGATAACCTCATTCACCCTGATTGCGTTGGGGGCGGCGGGGGGGCTTGTCCTCGTCTATCTCCGCGCGCGGTATTTCGGGTTCATGGCGCAGCGGCCTGCCGACTATGCCGACGGCACGGGGCAGGCGTTTGACCTGCGTATGCACCTCAACGGATCGATGATCTGCGAAGGCGTGATCTATGGCCCGACAGGGCGTGTGACCTCACGGTTTGTGGCGGATATGGAGGCGCGCTGGGATGGCAACCGGGGCGTGATGAAAGAGCATTTCCGCTACGACTCCGGCAGTGAGCAGCATCGCCAATGGACGTTGATCCTGGGCAACGACGGACATATTCGCGCCACTGCACCGGATTTGGTGGGAGAGGGGCATGGCCAGCAAAGCGGGCCAACCGTGCAACTGCGCTATCGCATCCGTCTGGACGATGACGCAGGCGGGCATGTTCTGGACACCACCGACTGGATGTATCTTGCCCCCAACGGGACCATCGTAAACCGTTCTCAGTTCCGGAAATTCGGGATCAAGGTCGCAGAGCTTGTCGCCACAATGCGCCGAAAGGAGGCCCCGGCGTGA
- a CDS encoding SDR family NAD(P)-dependent oxidoreductase, with the protein MRVWKGKRYWLVGASEGLGQALAHRLSREGVELILSARSEDKLRTLADDLPGPAHVAPVDVTDADALEQVAAEYGEIDGLIQVAGVYWPFGAQDWNAEQANDMADVNFTGAMRLAGVVVPRFVARDRGHIVLTGSLSGYRGLPGSAAYVSSKAAVMALAESLYADLRKTGVDVQLLVPGYIKTRLTEKNDFTMPFIMDPEQAADICFRHMSGSGFQRAFPRAFSLLFRGSQLLPDWLYFRLFA; encoded by the coding sequence GTGAGGGTTTGGAAAGGCAAACGGTATTGGCTGGTCGGTGCCAGTGAGGGGCTGGGGCAGGCATTGGCGCACCGGCTCAGCCGTGAGGGTGTTGAACTGATCCTGAGCGCGCGGTCCGAGGACAAGCTGCGCACGCTGGCGGATGATTTGCCCGGCCCCGCACATGTGGCACCCGTAGACGTGACCGACGCCGATGCGCTGGAACAGGTGGCCGCAGAATATGGCGAGATTGACGGCCTGATCCAAGTGGCTGGGGTCTATTGGCCGTTCGGAGCGCAGGATTGGAATGCCGAACAGGCCAACGACATGGCAGATGTGAATTTCACCGGGGCCATGCGGCTGGCAGGGGTTGTGGTGCCCCGCTTTGTGGCGCGGGACCGGGGCCATATCGTGTTGACCGGATCGCTGTCAGGATATCGTGGTTTGCCGGGGTCGGCGGCCTATGTGTCGTCCAAGGCGGCGGTCATGGCACTGGCGGAATCGCTGTATGCCGATTTGCGCAAGACGGGCGTTGACGTGCAACTGCTTGTGCCAGGCTACATCAAGACACGGTTGACCGAAAAGAACGACTTTACCATGCCGTTTATCATGGACCCCGAACAGGCGGCGGACATCTGTTTCCGCCACATGTCGGGCAGCGGTTTTCAACGCGCCTTTCCGCGTGCCTTTTCGTTGTTGTTCCGGGGCAGCCAACTGTTGCCGGACTGGCTTTATTTCCGCCTGTTTGCTTAG
- a CDS encoding DUF3775 domain-containing protein, translating to MQNISPSKVAAVIVMARELGRAEGELRGLIDRMDVEEQAALVAVMWVGRGAFEAEDWDEAYQTAVNEATTPTADYLIGTPHLADNLEAGLEAYGYDATGEEDEVLGSHD from the coding sequence ATGCAAAACATCAGCCCAAGCAAGGTGGCAGCCGTCATCGTAATGGCGCGCGAGTTGGGCCGTGCCGAAGGCGAACTTCGGGGGCTCATCGACCGGATGGACGTCGAAGAGCAGGCGGCCTTGGTCGCAGTCATGTGGGTTGGCCGTGGCGCGTTTGAGGCCGAGGATTGGGACGAGGCCTATCAGACCGCCGTGAACGAGGCGACGACACCCACGGCAGATTATCTGATCGGCACGCCGCATTTGGCAGACAACCTTGAAGCAGGGCTTGAGGCGTATGGCTATGACGCCACGGGTGAAGAAGATGAGGTTTTGGGCAGCCACGATTAG
- a CDS encoding DNA polymerase IV, with translation MPALCRDCLTQFDAGPRCPACRRPRVLRHDELWDLSIAHMDCDAFYASVEKRDNPALADKPVIIGGGRRGVVSTACYVARIRGVRSAMPMFKALDLCPDAVVVKPRMSVYVEVSRQIRTMMEELTPAIEPLSLDEAFLDLTGTARLHGAPPAVMLARLVKRMKAELGVTGSIGLSHNKFLAKIASDLDKPRGFAVIGQAETQEFLRPKPIRLIWGVGQVTQEALERGGIRTFEDLLRWDKRDLMVRFGSMGERLWHLARGQDHRRVTRNAPMKSISNETTFNEDTADPDILDGHLWRMAEKASDRAKAKGLAGRVVTLKLRRSDFRIVSRRQALPDATQIADRIYRVARALFDQMPAGQSYRLIGAGISDLVPEAQADMSGDLLDPQAEARAKAERATDAIRAKFGENAILKGRTLR, from the coding sequence ATGCCCGCCCTATGCCGCGATTGTCTGACCCAGTTCGATGCAGGCCCACGATGTCCGGCATGCCGGCGGCCCCGCGTCTTGCGCCATGACGAACTATGGGACCTCTCTATTGCCCATATGGACTGTGACGCCTTTTACGCAAGCGTGGAAAAGCGCGACAACCCCGCACTCGCTGACAAGCCGGTGATCATTGGCGGCGGGCGGCGCGGTGTGGTGTCGACCGCCTGCTATGTGGCGCGCATTCGTGGCGTGCGGTCCGCGATGCCGATGTTCAAGGCGCTGGACCTGTGTCCCGATGCCGTCGTCGTCAAGCCGCGCATGTCCGTCTACGTCGAGGTCAGCCGCCAGATCCGTACGATGATGGAGGAACTGACCCCGGCGATTGAACCGCTGTCGCTGGATGAGGCGTTTCTGGACCTCACCGGCACCGCCCGTCTGCACGGCGCGCCTCCTGCCGTGATGCTGGCGCGACTGGTCAAACGGATGAAGGCGGAACTGGGCGTCACTGGTTCTATCGGGTTGTCGCACAACAAGTTTCTCGCCAAGATCGCCTCTGACCTTGATAAGCCCCGCGGCTTTGCGGTGATCGGTCAGGCCGAAACGCAGGAGTTTCTGCGCCCCAAACCGATCCGCCTGATCTGGGGGGTTGGGCAAGTTACACAAGAGGCGCTGGAACGCGGCGGAATCCGCACGTTCGAGGATCTGCTGCGCTGGGACAAACGTGATCTGATGGTGCGGTTCGGATCGATGGGCGAACGTCTTTGGCATTTGGCACGCGGGCAGGACCATCGCCGGGTGACGCGCAACGCCCCGATGAAATCGATCTCGAATGAAACCACATTCAACGAGGACACCGCCGACCCGGACATCCTTGACGGGCATCTCTGGCGCATGGCGGAAAAGGCATCCGATCGCGCCAAGGCCAAGGGTTTGGCAGGCCGGGTCGTCACGCTGAAACTGCGACGGTCGGATTTTCGCATCGTCAGCCGCAGGCAGGCACTGCCCGATGCCACGCAGATTGCTGATCGCATCTACCGGGTTGCGCGGGCGCTGTTTGACCAGATGCCCGCCGGGCAGTCCTATCGCCTAATCGGGGCGGGTATTTCAGATCTGGTGCCAGAGGCGCAGGCCGACATGTCCGGCGACCTGCTGGACCCACAGGCCGAGGCCCGCGCCAAGGCGGAACGGGCCACCGATGCGATCCGAGCAAAGTTCGGTGAAAACGCGATTCTCAAGGGCCGCACGCTGCGCTGA
- a CDS encoding NUDIX domain-containing protein, translated as MSDPKPDDPRQVFSGAKVMLFAGADLIVLRRDRKPSIPWPGYLDFPGGERDGGESPEDCAIRETQEELGLTLTKAQLHPVHLRDDAGKVSCFFAAHLPARAIDDVVFGDEGEGWDVMPPEAFVDAQDAIPHFRDILRDYLDKQLDLAKGPGPAR; from the coding sequence ATGAGCGATCCAAAGCCCGACGACCCAAGGCAGGTCTTTTCCGGTGCCAAAGTGATGCTGTTCGCTGGCGCGGATTTGATTGTGCTGCGGCGGGACCGCAAGCCATCTATCCCTTGGCCGGGCTATCTGGATTTTCCGGGGGGCGAGCGGGATGGAGGCGAGTCACCGGAGGACTGCGCCATCCGTGAAACGCAGGAGGAGTTGGGACTGACCCTGACCAAGGCCCAATTGCATCCGGTGCATCTGCGGGATGATGCGGGCAAGGTCAGCTGTTTTTTTGCCGCGCATCTGCCAGCTCGTGCGATTGATGACGTGGTCTTTGGCGATGAGGGCGAAGGCTGGGACGTGATGCCGCCCGAGGCCTTTGTCGATGCGCAGGACGCGATCCCGCATTTTCGGGACATCCTGCGTGACTATTTGGACAAACAGCTTGATTTGGCAAAAGGGCCGGGACCCGCAAGGTAA
- the pyrF gene encoding orotidine-5'-phosphate decarboxylase: MSDDRLIVALDVPNVIEGLDLVSRLGDAVSFYKIGLGMLTGGGLALANELKQEHGKRIFLDLKLFDIGATIEAAVRGVAQFDLDFLTVHGDPYVVRAAKEGAAGSQTKILAVTILTSLDRADLDGALIKDGAISDLVTERAGRALEAGADGVICSPNEAALVRALPQAEGRLIVTPGVRPAGADVGDQKRIATPAQAIRDGVDHIVVGRPIHRAPDPHAAAQAILTEMISPQAQRPNGPR; this comes from the coding sequence ATGTCCGATGACCGTTTGATCGTAGCCCTGGACGTGCCGAATGTGATCGAGGGTCTCGACCTTGTCAGTCGGCTTGGGGACGCTGTGTCCTTTTACAAAATCGGTCTGGGGATGCTGACCGGGGGTGGTCTGGCGCTGGCCAATGAGCTGAAGCAAGAGCACGGCAAGCGCATCTTCCTTGACCTGAAACTATTCGACATCGGCGCCACGATTGAGGCGGCGGTGCGCGGGGTCGCGCAATTCGATCTCGATTTCCTGACGGTGCACGGCGACCCATATGTGGTGCGCGCCGCCAAGGAGGGGGCCGCCGGATCGCAAACCAAGATCCTTGCCGTGACAATCCTGACCTCACTTGACCGCGCCGATCTGGACGGCGCGCTGATCAAGGACGGTGCAATTTCCGATCTGGTGACAGAGCGTGCCGGTCGCGCGCTGGAGGCCGGTGCCGACGGGGTGATCTGTTCGCCGAATGAGGCCGCGCTTGTGCGCGCCTTGCCGCAGGCAGAGGGCCGGTTGATCGTCACGCCGGGCGTGCGTCCCGCTGGCGCAGATGTGGGCGATCAAAAGCGTATCGCGACCCCCGCGCAGGCTATTCGGGATGGCGTCGACCACATCGTCGTGGGCCGCCCCATCCACCGCGCGCCCGATCCGCACGCCGCCGCGCAGGCAATTCTGACAGAAATGATCTCTCCGCAGGCCCAGCGCCCCAACGGCCCGCGCTGA